The Bradyrhizobium sp. WBAH42 genome includes a window with the following:
- a CDS encoding NAD(P)/FAD-dependent oxidoreductase, translating into MNVAVRSHATAKQASEHFDVLIVGAGISGIGSAYHIQKQLPGTSYVILETQETFGGTWSTHRYPGIRSDSDLHTFGYSFKPWVGPPIATAEEILTYMKEVIDDNDIARHIRYQHKINSASWSSEQNLWTIEAVTTDTGEPRTFTANFLWMCQGYYRHSEGYTPEWKGMDRFKGRIVHPQTWPDDIDLANKKVVVIGSGATAATLVPNITDTCAHVTMLQRSPTYFRLGRNAIEIAEELRRLQVDEAWIHEIVRRKILFEQDAFTKLCVSKPEQVKKELIGQISAVLGPDYDVETHFTPKYRPWRQRIAFVPDADLFKGIASGKASVVTDEIECFVENGIQLKSGKLLEADVIVTATGFNLAALGDIAFEIDGKPLAFGDTVTYRGMMFTGVPNMVWVFGYFRASWTLRVDLVADFVCRLLGHMKAKGARKVEVSLRPEDHNMPILPWIDPENFNPGYMMRNMNLLPKRGDKPEWQHSQDYWTEKDEIPKTDLDDKAFVYS; encoded by the coding sequence ATGAATGTCGCTGTTCGCAGTCACGCCACGGCCAAACAGGCTTCTGAACATTTCGACGTGCTGATCGTCGGTGCCGGCATCTCCGGCATCGGTAGCGCCTATCACATCCAGAAGCAGCTTCCGGGCACGAGCTACGTCATCCTGGAGACGCAGGAAACATTCGGCGGCACCTGGAGCACACATCGCTATCCCGGCATTCGCTCCGACAGTGATCTTCACACCTTCGGCTACAGCTTCAAGCCTTGGGTCGGCCCGCCGATTGCGACCGCCGAGGAGATCCTCACCTATATGAAGGAGGTGATCGACGACAACGATATTGCGCGGCACATCCGCTACCAGCACAAGATCAATTCCGCGAGCTGGTCGAGCGAGCAGAATCTCTGGACCATCGAGGCGGTGACGACCGACACCGGCGAACCCAGGACGTTCACGGCCAACTTCCTCTGGATGTGCCAGGGCTATTATCGCCATTCCGAAGGCTACACGCCGGAATGGAAGGGCATGGATCGCTTCAAGGGCCGCATCGTCCATCCGCAGACATGGCCCGACGATATCGATCTCGCGAACAAGAAGGTGGTGGTGATCGGCTCGGGCGCCACCGCGGCAACGCTGGTGCCGAACATCACCGATACATGCGCCCATGTCACCATGCTGCAGCGCTCGCCGACCTATTTCCGCCTCGGCCGCAACGCCATCGAGATCGCGGAGGAGCTGCGACGGCTGCAGGTCGACGAAGCCTGGATCCACGAGATCGTGCGACGCAAGATCCTGTTCGAGCAGGACGCCTTCACCAAGCTCTGCGTGTCCAAGCCGGAGCAGGTGAAGAAGGAGCTGATCGGCCAGATCAGCGCCGTGCTCGGTCCCGACTACGACGTCGAGACCCACTTCACGCCAAAATACCGGCCGTGGCGGCAGCGCATCGCCTTCGTGCCGGATGCCGATTTGTTCAAGGGCATCGCCAGCGGCAAGGCCTCCGTCGTCACCGACGAGATCGAATGCTTCGTCGAGAACGGCATCCAGCTCAAGTCGGGCAAGCTGCTCGAGGCCGATGTCATCGTCACCGCGACCGGCTTCAATCTCGCCGCGCTCGGCGACATCGCCTTCGAGATCGACGGCAAGCCGCTCGCCTTCGGCGACACCGTCACCTATCGCGGCATGATGTTCACGGGCGTGCCGAACATGGTCTGGGTGTTCGGCTATTTCCGCGCCAGCTGGACGCTGCGCGTCGATCTCGTCGCCGATTTCGTCTGCCGGCTGCTCGGCCACATGAAGGCGAAGGGTGCCAGGAAGGTCGAGGTGAGCTTGCGCCCCGAGGACCACAACATGCCGATCCTCCCCTGGATCGACCCGGAAAACTTCAACCCCGGCTACATGATGCGCAACATGAACCTGTTGCCCAAGCGCGGCGACAAGCCGGAATGGCAGCACAGCCAGGATTACTGGACCGAGAAGGACGAGATCCCGAAGACGGACCTGGACGACAAGGCGTTTGTCTACAGTTGA
- a CDS encoding acyl-CoA acyltransferase, producing the protein MIHTKVRCREITESDVDKIADLLTRGFVGRSRDYWIQGLRRQAFRTVPEGYPRFGYMLDDDGTPVGVLLLIYSARKEGEETAIRCNLSSWYVDPAYRNYAPLLTKIAQRHKHVTYFNISPAPWTWPIIETQGFRAYCRGIFFSVPALARVPRWNKIEVIPQHAKEIKGLSEAETELLTRHARYNCLSLVCRTPKGTFPFVLQPVRIRRGFIAPPAMKLIYCRSAAEYAECAGRIGRLLLRLGKIAVAIDANGPVPGLVGLYTERRGRKYFRGPHQPQLGDLTDTELVLYGP; encoded by the coding sequence GTGATCCATACCAAGGTCCGATGCCGCGAGATCACCGAGTCCGACGTCGATAAGATCGCGGACTTGCTGACGCGCGGCTTCGTCGGCCGTTCACGCGACTACTGGATTCAGGGCCTGCGCCGGCAGGCCTTCCGGACCGTACCGGAGGGCTATCCGCGCTTCGGCTACATGCTCGACGACGACGGCACGCCGGTCGGTGTGCTGCTCTTGATCTACAGCGCACGCAAGGAGGGCGAAGAGACCGCCATCCGGTGCAATTTGTCGAGCTGGTATGTCGATCCGGCCTACCGCAACTACGCTCCGCTGCTGACCAAGATCGCCCAGCGGCACAAGCACGTCACTTATTTCAACATCAGTCCGGCGCCGTGGACCTGGCCGATCATCGAGACGCAGGGCTTTCGCGCCTATTGCCGCGGCATATTCTTCTCCGTCCCTGCGCTGGCGCGCGTCCCGCGCTGGAACAAGATCGAGGTCATTCCGCAGCACGCCAAGGAGATCAAGGGGCTCTCCGAGGCGGAGACCGAGCTTCTGACGCGACATGCGCGCTACAATTGCCTCAGCCTGGTGTGCCGCACGCCGAAGGGAACGTTCCCCTTCGTCCTGCAACCGGTGCGCATCCGCCGCGGTTTCATCGCACCTCCCGCCATGAAGCTGATCTATTGCCGGAGCGCCGCGGAATATGCCGAATGCGCCGGCCGCATCGGACGGCTGCTGCTGCGGCTCGGCAAGATCGCGGTGGCGATCGACGCCAATGGGCCGGTACCCGGCCTCGTCGGCCTCTACACCGAGCGGCGCGGCCGGAAATACTTCAGGGGCCCGCATCAGCCACAGCTCGGCGACCTCACCGATACGGAGCTCGTGCTATACGGGCCGTAG
- a CDS encoding trypsin-like serine protease — translation MRVPIKKPAAFIAAALLLATPAYAIVGGGTPQADGVARAVVTIVGSRGNFCTGSLIAPRLVLTVAHCVQPGADYKVVDRGGDGQPQLLNVRTVAIHPNFNMQAMQAHRATADVALLQLEIPLKGKSTVTVGMPTIPIQVGSRFVIAGIGVTVRGEGKSGGTTRVAGLVATGQPGTLQIRLVDPVTNGVRDGIGACTGDSGGPVFEDRPNGPVLVGLVSWSTGPNGADGCGGLTGVTPLTLYRDWILQTARSWGAAL, via the coding sequence ATGCGTGTTCCCATAAAGAAGCCTGCCGCCTTCATCGCAGCTGCGCTGCTGCTCGCGACGCCCGCTTACGCCATCGTCGGCGGCGGCACGCCGCAGGCCGATGGCGTCGCCCGCGCCGTCGTCACCATCGTCGGCTCGCGCGGCAATTTCTGCACGGGCAGCCTGATCGCCCCGCGGCTGGTGTTGACGGTCGCCCATTGCGTGCAGCCCGGCGCGGATTACAAGGTCGTCGATCGCGGCGGCGACGGCCAGCCGCAATTGCTGAACGTGCGCACCGTCGCGATCCATCCGAACTTCAACATGCAGGCGATGCAGGCGCATCGCGCCACCGCCGACGTGGCGCTGCTGCAATTGGAAATTCCATTGAAGGGAAAATCCACGGTGACGGTCGGCATGCCCACGATTCCAATTCAGGTCGGCAGCCGCTTCGTCATCGCCGGCATCGGCGTCACGGTTCGCGGTGAAGGCAAGAGTGGCGGTACCACGCGTGTTGCCGGCCTCGTTGCAACCGGACAGCCCGGCACGCTCCAGATTCGCCTGGTCGATCCCGTAACCAACGGTGTTCGCGACGGAATTGGCGCCTGCACCGGAGATTCAGGCGGCCCCGTGTTCGAGGACAGGCCGAACGGTCCCGTGCTCGTCGGTCTCGTCAGCTGGTCGACAGGACCGAACGGCGCCGACGGTTGCGGCGGCTTGACCGGCGTGACGCCGCTGACGCTCTATCGCGACTGGATCTTGCAGACCGCGCGGAGCTGGGGTGCGGCACTGTGA
- a CDS encoding acyl-CoA dehydrogenase family protein: MNVREAVLTVDETSYLEQGPSLIERAVRTAAAAAADADGVDRDARFPHKAFDVAREQKLLGVMIPVEFGGLSASIHDVTDICYTLGRACASTAMIYAMHQTKVACVIRHGHGIPWMETMMRRVARDQWLLASSTTEGQNGGNIRASAAAVDHAGDTVSLMRDATVISYGAEADGLVTIARRATDAAASDQVLLALAKDDYSLKRTLGWETLGMRGTCSTGFELKVDCPADRVFPESYDKIHAQTMTPFAHLCWSSAWAGIAAAAVTRAQAFIRKAARSSGGQMPPAAAHFTAAKMSLAKLRALIAANIDAFARVEHDERALASLDFQSSITLLKVQASELAVETVMHAMRTAGLAGYRNDGEFTMGRHLRDVLSSPIMINNDRILANAATSTLMSGVPTSLRD, encoded by the coding sequence ATGAACGTGCGTGAAGCAGTCCTCACTGTCGACGAAACGAGCTATCTCGAGCAGGGTCCCTCCCTGATCGAGCGCGCCGTCCGGACCGCCGCCGCGGCCGCGGCCGACGCAGACGGGGTCGATCGCGACGCCCGCTTCCCGCACAAGGCCTTCGACGTCGCGCGTGAGCAGAAGCTGCTCGGCGTGATGATTCCGGTCGAGTTCGGCGGCCTCAGTGCCTCGATCCACGACGTCACCGACATCTGCTACACGCTCGGACGCGCCTGCGCGTCCACGGCGATGATCTACGCGATGCACCAGACCAAGGTCGCCTGCGTCATCAGGCATGGCCATGGCATTCCCTGGATGGAGACCATGATGCGCCGGGTCGCCCGCGACCAGTGGCTGCTCGCCTCCTCCACCACCGAAGGCCAGAACGGGGGCAACATCCGCGCCAGCGCCGCCGCGGTCGACCATGCCGGCGACACCGTCTCGCTGATGCGCGACGCCACCGTGATCTCCTACGGCGCCGAAGCCGATGGCCTCGTCACCATCGCCCGCCGGGCCACCGACGCCGCCGCCTCCGACCAGGTGCTGCTGGCGCTCGCCAAGGACGATTATTCGCTGAAGCGGACGCTGGGTTGGGAAACGCTCGGCATGCGCGGCACCTGCTCGACCGGGTTCGAGCTGAAGGTCGACTGCCCCGCCGACCGCGTCTTCCCGGAATCCTATGACAAGATCCACGCCCAGACCATGACGCCGTTCGCGCATCTGTGCTGGTCGTCGGCCTGGGCCGGCATCGCCGCTGCGGCGGTAACGCGCGCGCAGGCCTTCATCCGCAAGGCGGCGCGCTCGTCCGGCGGACAGATGCCGCCGGCCGCGGCGCACTTCACCGCCGCCAAGATGTCGCTGGCCAAGCTGCGCGCGCTGATCGCCGCCAATATCGACGCTTTCGCCCGCGTCGAGCATGACGAGCGTGCGCTGGCCTCGCTCGACTTCCAGTCCTCGATCACGCTTCTGAAGGTGCAGGCCTCCGAGCTCGCGGTCGAGACCGTGATGCATGCGATGCGTACCGCCGGTCTTGCCGGCTACCGCAACGACGGCGAATTCACCATGGGCCGCCACCTCCGCGACGTGCTGTCATCGCCGATCATGATCAACAACGACCGGATCCTGGCCAACGCCGCGACGTCGACATTGATGAGCGGGGTGCCGACGAGCCTTCGCGACTGA
- a CDS encoding response regulator, whose amino-acid sequence MLMSIEPKKRDVALVVDDSPETLRLLTDALDGAGMTVMVALDGAAAMRIIDQITPDIILLDAVMPGIDGFETCRRLKRDAGLANVPVIFMTGLAETEHIVRGLEAGGVDYVTKPIVIEEMLARIRVHLGNARLTQSARAALDVSGRFLFAVDRQGNLLWATPQAQKLLSDHHGAQADDFVLPPALLQWLEQAKIKSGSKSQAASLPDNPQLRFYYMGETAPNEFLLRLSKEAGTALPPEFTSELGLTTREGEVLAWLSKGKTNRDIAQILGLSPRTVDKHLEQIYAKLGVENRTAAAAIAANATRRNS is encoded by the coding sequence ATGCTTATGAGCATTGAACCGAAGAAGCGCGACGTCGCGCTGGTTGTCGACGATTCTCCGGAGACGCTGCGGCTGCTCACCGACGCGCTCGACGGCGCCGGCATGACGGTGATGGTGGCGCTCGACGGCGCCGCGGCAATGCGCATCATCGACCAGATCACGCCCGACATCATTCTGCTCGATGCCGTGATGCCAGGGATCGACGGGTTCGAGACCTGTCGCCGGCTCAAGCGCGATGCGGGCCTCGCCAATGTCCCGGTGATCTTCATGACGGGCCTCGCCGAGACCGAGCACATCGTGCGTGGACTGGAAGCCGGCGGCGTCGATTACGTGACCAAGCCGATCGTAATCGAGGAGATGCTGGCGCGGATCCGCGTCCATCTCGGCAATGCCCGGTTGACCCAGAGCGCGCGCGCCGCGCTCGACGTCTCCGGCCGTTTCCTGTTCGCGGTCGATCGCCAGGGCAATTTGCTGTGGGCGACGCCGCAGGCGCAGAAGCTGCTGTCCGACCATCACGGCGCACAGGCCGACGACTTCGTGCTGCCGCCGGCGCTGCTGCAATGGCTCGAGCAGGCGAAGATCAAGAGCGGCTCGAAATCCCAGGCAGCGTCGCTGCCCGACAATCCGCAGCTCCGCTTCTACTATATGGGCGAGACCGCGCCGAACGAGTTCCTGCTGCGGCTGTCCAAGGAAGCGGGCACCGCGCTGCCGCCCGAATTCACCAGCGAGCTCGGCCTTACCACGCGCGAAGGCGAGGTGCTGGCCTGGCTCAGCAAGGGCAAGACCAACCGCGACATCGCGCAAATTCTGGGCCTCAGCCCGCGCACCGTCGACAAGCACCTGGAGCAGATCTACGCCAAGCTCGGCGTCGAGAACCGGACCGCTGCAGCGGCGATCGCGGCGAATGCGACGAGACGGAATTCGTGA
- a CDS encoding phosphopantetheine-binding protein, which translates to MQAFDTDLRNRIIKLVKGILEQNSLAADVAPSAKLVDIGLTSMDMVNLMLGVEAEFDFTIPQSEITPENFQSVETLEQMVATQLQLAAAA; encoded by the coding sequence ATGCAGGCCTTCGATACCGATTTGCGCAATCGCATCATCAAGCTGGTGAAGGGCATCCTCGAACAGAATTCGCTCGCCGCAGACGTTGCGCCTTCGGCCAAGCTCGTCGATATCGGCCTGACCTCGATGGACATGGTCAATCTCATGCTCGGGGTCGAGGCCGAATTCGACTTCACCATCCCGCAGTCCGAGATCACGCCGGAGAATTTCCAGTCCGTCGAGACGCTGGAGCAGATGGTGGCGACCCAGCTTCAACTGGCGGCCGCGGCTTAA
- the mtnA gene encoding S-methyl-5-thioribose-1-phosphate isomerase, giving the protein MKVDGKHFRSIWRERDGWSVGAIDQRRLPHEFVIAQLTSCEDAAVAISDMLVRGAPLIGATAAYGMALAMREDASDAGLKRAYDTLVVARPTAINLKWALDEMRAALAPIDPVERAEAAYARADEIVEQDVEINRGIAGNGLELIEAIAARKPGEVVNVLTHCNAGWLATVDWGTATAPIYLAHERGIKVHVWVDETRPRNQGASLTAWELSHHGVPHTVIPDNTGGHLMQHGMVDLAIVGTDRVAANGDVCNKIGTYLKALAAHDNGVPFYVALPSPTIDFAVHDGIRDIPIEQRSGVEVTDMTGRTADGRLETVRIVPEGSPVANYAFDVTPARLVTGLITERGVLKPDRAALATAFPERIATAAK; this is encoded by the coding sequence ATGAAGGTCGACGGCAAGCATTTCCGCAGCATCTGGCGCGAGCGTGACGGCTGGTCGGTCGGTGCGATCGATCAGCGCCGGCTGCCGCATGAATTCGTCATTGCGCAGCTAACCTCGTGTGAAGATGCGGCCGTTGCCATCAGCGACATGCTGGTGCGCGGCGCGCCGCTGATCGGTGCGACAGCTGCCTACGGCATGGCGCTCGCGATGCGCGAGGACGCCTCCGACGCCGGGCTGAAACGCGCCTATGACACGCTGGTCGTGGCGCGCCCGACCGCGATCAACCTGAAATGGGCGCTGGACGAGATGCGCGCGGCGCTCGCGCCGATCGACCCGGTGGAACGGGCGGAAGCGGCCTATGCGCGCGCCGACGAGATCGTCGAGCAGGACGTCGAGATCAATCGCGGCATCGCCGGCAACGGCCTTGAGCTGATCGAGGCGATCGCGGCGAGGAAGCCGGGCGAAGTCGTCAACGTGCTGACCCATTGCAACGCCGGCTGGCTTGCCACCGTCGACTGGGGCACGGCGACGGCGCCGATCTATCTCGCGCATGAGCGCGGCATCAAGGTCCATGTCTGGGTCGACGAGACCCGGCCACGGAATCAGGGCGCTTCGCTCACCGCCTGGGAGCTCAGCCATCACGGCGTGCCGCATACGGTAATCCCGGACAATACCGGCGGGCACCTGATGCAGCACGGCATGGTCGATCTCGCCATCGTCGGCACCGACCGCGTCGCCGCCAATGGCGACGTATGCAACAAGATCGGCACCTACCTGAAGGCGCTCGCCGCGCATGACAATGGCGTGCCGTTCTACGTCGCGCTGCCGTCTCCCACGATCGATTTCGCCGTCCATGACGGCATCCGCGACATCCCGATCGAGCAGCGCAGCGGCGTGGAGGTCACCGACATGACTGGACGTACCGCCGACGGCCGGCTTGAGACGGTGCGGATCGTGCCGGAGGGATCGCCGGTCGCGAATTACGCCTTCGACGTGACCCCGGCGCGGCTTGTCACCGGTCTCATCACGGAGCGCGGTGTGCTCAAGCCGGATCGTGCCGCGCTGGCAACTGCGTTCCCGGAGCGCATCGCCACCGCGGCGAAGTAG
- a CDS encoding HAD-IA family hydrolase, which produces MAIEAVIFDFGGVLTSSPFEAFTRFETERGLPADIIRRTNAANHLENAWARFERAEVDIETFDQLFAAESLALGAEVRGRDVLPLLQGDLRPEMVEALKRIKAQFKTGCITNNLPANAIGSMTGRSLYIAEVMVLFDHVIESAKIGLRKPDPRIYQMMVETLKVDPNNCVYLDDLGVNLKPAREMGMTTIKVTSGAQAIAELEKATGLKLG; this is translated from the coding sequence GTGGCGATCGAGGCGGTGATCTTTGATTTTGGCGGCGTGCTGACGAGTTCGCCCTTCGAGGCGTTCACGCGGTTCGAGACCGAGCGCGGCCTGCCCGCCGATATCATCCGGCGCACCAACGCCGCCAATCATCTGGAAAACGCCTGGGCCAGGTTCGAGCGCGCCGAAGTGGACATTGAGACGTTCGACCAATTGTTCGCCGCCGAATCGCTCGCGCTCGGCGCGGAGGTGCGCGGCCGCGACGTGCTGCCGCTGCTGCAGGGCGATCTGCGCCCGGAGATGGTCGAGGCCCTGAAGCGCATCAAGGCGCAGTTCAAGACCGGTTGCATCACCAACAATCTGCCGGCCAACGCGATCGGCAGCATGACTGGGCGCTCGCTTTACATTGCCGAAGTCATGGTGCTGTTCGACCATGTCATCGAGTCCGCCAAGATCGGCCTGCGCAAGCCGGATCCGCGCATCTACCAGATGATGGTCGAGACGCTGAAGGTCGATCCGAACAATTGCGTCTATCTCGACGATCTCGGCGTCAATCTGAAGCCGGCGCGCGAGATGGGCATGACCACGATCAAGGTGACGAGCGGCGCGCAGGCGATTGCGGAGCTGGAGAAGGCGACGGGGCTGAAGTTGGGGTAG
- a CDS encoding S-methyl-5'-thioadenosine phosphorylase, whose amino-acid sequence MTQAVLGIIGGSGIYDLPGLEGAREEVIKSPWGEPSAPLRRGSIAGLPIVFLPRHDKGHRLSPSDINYRANVDVLKRAGVTDLISLSACGSFREELPPGTFVLVDQFVDRTHKRESSFFGRGCVAHVSMAHPVSPRLRIHLAAAAEAEGIAIARGGTYVCMEGPQFSTYAESMTYKTLGYSVIGMTNMPEAKLAREAELCYATVAMVTDFDCWHPDHDAVTVQDIVRVLNSNADKAKALVARLAKDFPREHEPCPIGSDRALDTALITAPEARDPELLKKLDAVAGRILRP is encoded by the coding sequence ATGACGCAGGCGGTATTGGGCATCATCGGCGGCTCGGGCATCTATGACCTGCCCGGCCTCGAGGGTGCGCGCGAAGAGGTGATCAAGAGCCCTTGGGGCGAGCCGTCGGCACCCTTGCGGCGCGGCTCCATCGCCGGCCTGCCGATCGTGTTCCTGCCGCGGCATGACAAGGGGCACCGGCTTTCCCCGTCCGACATCAACTATCGCGCCAACGTCGACGTGCTGAAGCGCGCCGGCGTCACCGACCTGATCTCGCTCTCGGCCTGCGGCTCCTTTAGGGAGGAGCTGCCGCCCGGCACCTTTGTCCTCGTCGACCAGTTCGTCGACCGCACCCACAAGCGCGAGAGCTCGTTCTTCGGCCGCGGCTGTGTCGCGCATGTATCGATGGCGCACCCGGTTTCGCCGCGGCTGCGCATCCATCTGGCGGCAGCCGCCGAAGCGGAGGGCATCGCAATCGCGCGCGGCGGCACCTATGTCTGCATGGAAGGACCGCAATTCTCCACCTATGCGGAAAGCATGACCTACAAGACGCTGGGCTATTCCGTGATCGGCATGACCAACATGCCCGAGGCCAAGCTCGCGCGTGAGGCGGAGCTCTGCTACGCCACCGTCGCAATGGTGACGGATTTCGACTGCTGGCATCCCGACCACGATGCGGTCACCGTGCAGGACATCGTCCGCGTGCTGAACTCGAACGCCGACAAGGCGAAGGCGCTGGTAGCGCGGCTGGCCAAGGATTTTCCGCGCGAGCACGAGCCGTGCCCGATCGGTTCGGACCGTGCGCTCGACACCGCGCTGATCACGGCGCCGGAGGCGCGAGATCCCGAGCTCCTGAAGAAGCTCGATGCGGTGGCCGGGCGCATCCTGCGCCCGTGA
- a CDS encoding amino acid--[acyl-carrier-protein] ligase, with the protein MNIAVLPNSPATAPQMTDPLDHLADKLFHRMGADGVYARTALYEGIVEKLAALITGHREAGTEVMRFPPVMSRAQLEKSGYLKSFPNLLGCVCGLHGTEREINAAVSRFDAGGDWTSSLSPADLVLSPAACYPVYPIAASRGQLPKGGLRFDVAADCFRREPSKHLDRLQSFRMREYVCIGSPDDVADFRERWMVRAQKIATDLGLTFRVDYASDPFFGRVGQMKAVSQKQQQLKFELLIPLRSEEQPTACMSFNYHREHFGTTWAIQDADGEPAHTGCVAFGMDRLAVAMFHTHGTDLSAWPAKVRDVLGLQPPVAAEAHGEGWR; encoded by the coding sequence ATGAATATTGCCGTCCTCCCCAACTCGCCCGCCACCGCGCCGCAGATGACCGATCCGCTCGATCATCTCGCCGACAAGCTGTTCCACCGCATGGGCGCCGATGGCGTCTATGCCCGCACCGCACTCTATGAGGGCATCGTCGAGAAGCTCGCCGCGCTGATCACGGGCCATCGCGAGGCCGGCACCGAGGTGATGCGCTTCCCGCCGGTGATGAGCCGGGCGCAGCTGGAGAAGTCCGGCTATCTCAAGAGCTTTCCGAACCTGCTCGGCTGCGTCTGCGGCCTGCACGGCACCGAACGCGAGATCAACGCCGCGGTGAGCCGCTTCGATGCCGGCGGCGACTGGACGTCTTCTCTGTCGCCGGCCGATCTCGTGCTGTCTCCGGCCGCCTGCTATCCGGTCTACCCGATCGCGGCGAGCCGTGGCCAATTGCCGAAGGGCGGCCTGCGCTTCGATGTTGCCGCGGATTGCTTCCGCCGCGAACCGTCGAAGCATCTCGACCGGCTGCAATCGTTCCGCATGCGCGAATATGTTTGCATCGGCAGCCCCGATGACGTCGCCGATTTCCGCGAGCGCTGGATGGTGCGCGCGCAGAAGATCGCGACCGATCTCGGCCTCACCTTCCGCGTCGACTATGCCAGCGATCCGTTCTTCGGCCGGGTCGGCCAGATGAAGGCGGTGAGCCAGAAGCAGCAGCAGCTCAAGTTCGAGCTGCTCATCCCGCTGCGCTCGGAAGAGCAGCCGACGGCGTGCATGAGCTTCAACTATCACCGCGAGCATTTCGGCACGACCTGGGCAATCCAGGACGCCGACGGCGAGCCGGCCCATACCGGCTGCGTTGCCTTCGGCATGGACCGTCTGGCCGTCGCCATGTTCCACACCCACGGCACCGATCTTTCCGCCTGGCCCGCCAAGGTGCGGGACGTCCTGGGCCTGCAGCCGCCTGTCGCGGCCGAGGCCCATGGCGAAGGCTGGCGCTGA